In Massilia antarctica, the following are encoded in one genomic region:
- a CDS encoding substrate-binding periplasmic protein, with protein MTNFKLLLAMVLAIPPGLQAAELSVLVDTSTDMPMARFERGRLAEGIHKDIGEALAGAMGRTAVFVALPRKRIVRALEDGGADVLCSYVPEWLPGSFRWSRAFIPITEVLVTARSAPRPRSVIDVSGQAIGTVLGYSHPELDRALGKGFIRDDGFSSLASLRKLAAGRLRHVVTAKLFLDYRLKLGDPALALHPPLTVKSYLGQCAVSPKGKVTLAEVDQAIGRLIAKDAITTIFARYQ; from the coding sequence ATGACGAATTTCAAGTTGCTGCTGGCCATGGTGCTGGCTATCCCGCCGGGATTGCAGGCGGCGGAGCTGTCGGTGCTGGTCGACACCAGTACCGACATGCCGATGGCGCGCTTCGAGCGCGGCCGGCTGGCCGAAGGCATCCACAAAGACATAGGCGAGGCGCTGGCTGGCGCGATGGGGCGCACGGCGGTGTTCGTCGCGCTGCCGCGCAAGCGGATTGTGCGGGCGCTGGAAGATGGCGGCGCGGACGTGCTGTGCAGCTACGTTCCCGAATGGCTTCCCGGATCGTTCCGCTGGAGCCGGGCCTTCATTCCCATCACCGAAGTCTTGGTGACGGCGCGCAGCGCGCCGCGTCCGCGTAGCGTGATCGACGTGTCGGGGCAAGCGATCGGCACCGTGCTCGGCTACTCCCATCCCGAGCTTGACCGCGCCTTAGGCAAAGGATTCATCCGCGACGACGGCTTCAGTTCGCTGGCGAGTTTGCGCAAGCTGGCCGCCGGGCGCCTGCGCCATGTGGTCACGGCCAAGCTGTTTCTCGACTACCGTCTCAAGCTCGGCGACCCCGCGCTCGCGCTGCACCCGCCGCTGACGGTCAAGAGCTACCTGGGCCAATGTGCCGTCTCCCCCAAAGGCAAGGTCACCCTGGCCGAGGTCGACCAAGCCATCGGGCGCCTGATTGCCAAGGACGCCATCACCACCATCTTCGCGCGCTACCAGTAG